The DNA sequence TTATAATATGAATTTTTCTTTAATAATTTGTGCAACTTCTTTTGAACTTAGATTTGTATTATTGATCCTAAGGTAGTTTTCTTTTGTTATTTCTCCGTCTTTTGAATTTAATCTATATCTTTCCATGCTGATTTTTAAATCATTTTCTGACCAATCGATATTTCGTTTTGTAGGCTTATGTGCAAGGCGGTGTGGACTTTTATTTCGTTGGATTCTTTCTTCAATATCTGCTTCTAGTTCTACAAAATAAATAGTACCACCTCTAGCTTCAAAAATATTACAGACGTTTTCAACATAATCCCAATCTTCTTTTTGGTCGAAAGCCCATACATAAGTAAAGATCAAGCCATATAAGTCACTTTTGGAAACCTCTTCAAAGATCTCTTGGCGAAATTTATGGACTAGCCTCTTCCCTGCCTCAGTTCCATAACTAAAAAAAGGTGTAACAAGCTCAATGGTCATATGGTTATGAAAAAGCTTCAAGTCAGTAATTTTTTCTAACTCATGACCAATGGTCATCTTTCCTACTGCCTGCGGTCCAAATATTAATAGAAATTTCAAAATAATCACCCCGAAAAAAAGATAGAGAATTCTTTTAACAAAACAGAAATTTAGGATGGTAGTAATATCAAATAAAGTTTAGAACTTTGATATTTTTAACATATAATTCCAATGAAATAAGTTTATATCCTGTTTTAATCCTTTGCAACTGTATATTTTTGTTCGTTGGTTTGAAACTACAATTTATAAGGAGGGATTATTTTGGAAAATAAGAAAACTACCGTTAGCGGAACAAACATTGAGGAAGTAAAACGCCTAAATAAACAATCAGGACTCTCATACAACGAGGCTAAAAGAATTTTAGCCGTAAAAAAAGGATTTCTTAAATGAGGACCAATTAAAGTGATATAGGGGGTCTGACCCCCGCTGAGTTAAAGCGTTAATGCAGCGGGGGTCAGACCCCATATTGTTATTGGTAACATTGCCTTTATACTTTAATTCCTTCAAGCCAATCTTTATAACAATTTTTGCAGAGTTCTTTTTCTACATGCTCTCCTTCGCTAATGAAATGAGCATGGTAAGAAACAGTCTCTCCAAGAACATCGTCGCAATAAAAGCATTGATTTTCTGTTGCCATAACCTATTCTCACCTCTTTCATATCATTATTATTTCCATGAAACTAGATCATTACTAAGTAATTTATAAAATAATGTTGATTATCATAGAAAAATGACTTAGATCATTTTCTAAGTCATTTTTCTAGCACCTAATCTATTTCAAATTTAATTTTACTGCTTAGGACCCTACAATGAATAAAACTTCGTAACATTGAATCAGCCTGCTTCTGTCCGAACTTCAACGCCATTCATTTACACCAATAAATACTACCTTAAATGAGAATTTCACCTGATAGGTCAGTCACTTTGCAATTAGTTGACAGAGTTAAAGTGATAAACTTTGTATCCCCCATTATTGGATGAGTACTTTAATATATTCCCGTCTTTTGGTATCCCTTCAAAGTAAGCGCCTATACAACCCGTCGTGCATCTATGACCTGATATCAAAATGTTTACGTCATTATTCCCATAGCCAACTTCTAGTTCCCTCATGAAACCAAAGACTCTTTTTATGTAACTCTCGATTTGCTCCACTCCATTATATACACATGAATCAGGTACTACTCCTGCCATGAATACTTCGCCTTTTTTTAATCTATCAGCTTCTCCTAAATCAAAAACGTCGATCCTGGGATCAATTTTTGCTTTTAAACCTGTAGCAAGTTCAGCTGTTTGAATTGCTCTTTCTTGAGGTGAAGAAAATATGTAATCAAAAGTAACATCTTTAAGTTTTTCTTTTAAGGATTCAGCTTGTGCAATTCCGTCATCGTTTAAAGGTAATCCCAATCGTCCCTGCAGTCTTCCTTCCTTATTTAGATTTGTTTGGCCATGTCGAATTACATAAATCATCATTCTCCCCCTCCTGATTTAACTGCTGAAAAGCAACTTCTCCCTTACAAATTGTTAAAACGACATCAAGATTTTCATTTAATACTACTAGATCTGCGTCTTTACCTATTTCTAGACTACCTTTATTGAACATCTTTAATTGTCTGGCGGGATTGACAGAGGTCATCTGTACTACATCTGACAAAGAGCATTTTGTAAAATTCAACATATTTTTCAGGGCGTCATTCATGGAAAGTACACTACCAGCAAGAGTTCTATCAGCTAAGGTTGCTTTGCCCTGTTTTACGGTCACTTGTTGTTGACCTAGATGAAAAGATCCATCTCCTAAACCTTTTGCTCGCATCGAGTCGGTGATTAAAACAAGTCCATCTTTGCCTTTTAATTTATATGCAAGGTCAATCATTTCTGGATGAACATGAATCCCGTCAACAATGAGTTCACATAAGAGGTTGTGAGAATTTAAAGCACTTCCAACTACGCCTGGTTCTCGGTGGTGAAGACCTCTCATCGCATTAAAAAGATGAGTAACCTGGGAAGCCCCCGCATCGATCGCCCTAGTTACTTGCTGGCTGGCGGCATTAGAGTGTCCAATAGAAGAAATAACGCCTATTTCCGTTAAGTGTTTTATCAATTCAATACCACCAGTAATTTCTGGAGCTAAGGTTACGAGGCGAATGTTATTTTTTGCTAGACGTTGAAAATCAGTAAATGTTTGTAAGCATGGGTTGATCATATGATTACGATCCTGTGCTCCTGCTCTTTCAGGTGAAATAAACGGACCTTCAAGATGTATACCTAGAATTTCTGCCTTTCCACTTGTATTGTTTTTTTCAATAAACTTTCCCGATGTCTTCAAAGATTGATGAATAGTAGGAATATCCTCAGTTAATGTTGTAGCAAGAAAACTTGTTGTTCCTTCCTGAGGAAGTGTTCGACAAATCGTCTCAAGTGATTCTAGGCTTCCATCCATTACGTCAGAGCCGGCGGTACCGTGGATATGAAGGTCAATCATGCCTGGAATTATAGAAATGTTTGATTTAAATTCAAATGTTTTAATATCCTGGCATTCCCGCCATTCAGTCATGGGGCCAACATTTTGTATGATTCCATTTTCAATTACTATAAAGCCATGTTCGAATACTTGAAAGCCAGTATAAACCTTA is a window from the Anaerobacillus sp. CMMVII genome containing:
- a CDS encoding histidine phosphatase family protein translates to MIYVIRHGQTNLNKEGRLQGRLGLPLNDDGIAQAESLKEKLKDVTFDYIFSSPQERAIQTAELATGLKAKIDPRIDVFDLGEADRLKKGEVFMAGVVPDSCVYNGVEQIESYIKRVFGFMRELEVGYGNNDVNILISGHRCTTGCIGAYFEGIPKDGNILKYSSNNGGYKVYHFNSVN
- the nagA gene encoding N-acetylglucosamine-6-phosphate deacetylase, whose protein sequence is MRILVKGKVYTGFQVFEHGFIVIENGIIQNVGPMTEWRECQDIKTFEFKSNISIIPGMIDLHIHGTAGSDVMDGSLESLETICRTLPQEGTTSFLATTLTEDIPTIHQSLKTSGKFIEKNNTSGKAEILGIHLEGPFISPERAGAQDRNHMINPCLQTFTDFQRLAKNNIRLVTLAPEITGGIELIKHLTEIGVISSIGHSNAASQQVTRAIDAGASQVTHLFNAMRGLHHREPGVVGSALNSHNLLCELIVDGIHVHPEMIDLAYKLKGKDGLVLITDSMRAKGLGDGSFHLGQQQVTVKQGKATLADRTLAGSVLSMNDALKNMLNFTKCSLSDVVQMTSVNPARQLKMFNKGSLEIGKDADLVVLNENLDVVLTICKGEVAFQQLNQEGENDDLCNSTWPNKSK
- a CDS encoding AAA family ATPase, with the translated sequence MKFLLIFGPQAVGKMTIGHELEKITDLKLFHNHMTIELVTPFFSYGTEAGKRLVHKFRQEIFEEVSKSDLYGLIFTYVWAFDQKEDWDYVENVCNIFEARGGTIYFVELEADIEERIQRNKSPHRLAHKPTKRNIDWSENDLKISMERYRLNSKDGEITKENYLRINNTNLSSKEVAQIIKEKFIL